AGGCTGACGTCGAAACCTTCGTCACCCTGGGTGCCGCCGCCCAGGGCGATCGAGGCGACCGGGCGGCCGTCCAGGGTCAGTTCGGACCGCACATTGGCCCGGGTCACCGGGGTGCGGCCGCGCACATAGACCGGCTGCGTGGCGTTCATGTCCATCGACAGCCGCACATAGTTGGTCTTGGGCAGCATGCCGAAGCCGAACGAGCGGGCCAAGGACGAGCGGATCGCCGCCTCGCGGGCGCCGGCGTTCCAGGAAGCCCCGACCCCGAGGGCGCGGTTGGCGGCGGCGTGCTCGTCTGGCTTCTGGTTCAGGTTGAGATCGAAATTATAGGTCGGATTGTCGACGGCCCCGGCGACCTTGGCGGTGAAGGTCGCCTTCTCGGCGTCGGTCGACAGGTCCAGGGTCTGGGCGGCCGAATAGCCCTGGAAGCGCCCGTCGGCGCCCCAGACGGCCAGATCGGGCTTGCGCACGACATCGCCGGCCGTCGCCGGCGAGGCGAGGACCGCGGTCGCGGCGGTCGCCACGATCAGGGATGCAAGCGTTCGAAACCCCATGGACTCCCGATAGCATAAGCCTTTGCGCGCCCAAACCACCTGGGCGACAAAATTGTATGACAGATGTTCGCCGCCCGGTTTCCAGGCGATTTACGCGGGAATGGATTTCCGGACAGGCGCCGATTTTGGCCGTCCGGCACGGTTTCCTTGCCTTCACGCCACCTTTCGGCTATTAGCGCGCCCTCTCACGGATGGCGGTCTTGCGCGCAGCCCTTTGGGTCGGGATTTCCCGCTCGGCATGCAGGATCCACCGTGATCGCCGGACTTCCGCCGACGATCGCGCCGCTATCCAAACCGGAAGAAGGAAAACATGGCGTTCTACGAACACGTGGTCATCGCGCGGCAGGACATCTCGCCGCAACAGGCCGAAGCTCTGAACGAGCAACTCAAGGCTCTCCTGGAAGAAAATGGCGGTCACATCGCCAAGATCGAATACTGGGGCCTGCGTAACCTCACCTATCGCATCAAGAAGAACCGCAAGGGCCACTACTCCCTGCTCGCCATCGACGCTCCGGCCGCGGCCGTGAAGGAGATGGAACGTCAGCTGCTGATCAATGAAGACGTGCTGCGCTTCATGACCATCCGCGTCGAAGAGCTGGACCTGGAACTGTCGCCGGTTCTGGCCCGTCGCGACCGCGAACGTGGCGAGCGCACCGAGCGCCCGCGCGACGACTTCGCGCCGGCCGCGTAAGGGAGAAGAGAGATCATGACCGATACCACTGCTCCCGAAGCCGGCGCTCCGGCCGCCGCCGCTGGCGGCGCCCGTCGTCCGTTCTTCCGCCGCCGCAAGGTTTGCCCGTTCTCGGGCGCCAACGCGCCGAAGATCGACTACAAGGACGTGAAGCTGCTGCAGCGTTACGTCTCCGAACGCGGCAAGATCGTGCCGTCGCGCATCACCGCGGTGTCGGCCAAGAAGCAACGCGAACTGGCCAAGGCCATCAAGCGCGCCCGCTTCCTGGCTCTGCTCCCCTACGTCGTGAAGTAAGGGAGACACCACGATGAAAGTTATCCTGCTCGAACGCGTCGAAGGCACCGGCGTCCTCGGCGACGTGGTCACCGTGAAGGACGGCTTCGCCCGTAACTTCCTGCTGCCGCGTCACAAGGCCCTGCGCGCCAACTCGGCCAACCTGAAGAGCTTCGAAGTTCAGCGCGCTGAAATCGAAGCCCGCAACGTCAAGAACCGCGAAGTCGCTGGCAAGGCCGGTGAAGGTCTCGACGGCAAGCAGTACGTGATGATCCGTCAAGCCGGCGAAAGCGGCCAGCTGTACGGTTCGGTCGCGGGCCGCGATGTCGCCGACGCCATCAAGGCCGAAGGCGGCAAGGTCGATCGCTCGATGATCGTCCTCGACAAGCCGATCAAGACGCTGGGCGTCCACGAAGTGAAGGTGAAGCTGCACGCTGAAGTGACCGTCACGGTCACCCTCAACATCGCGCGCAGCCAAGACGAAGCCGATCGCCAAGCGCGCGGCGAAAACGTCATCGCCGCTCAGTTCGAGGAAGATCGCGCCGCTGACGCCGAAGCCGCCCAAGACATGGCCGAAGGCGGCGCCGGTTCGTTCGAAGGCGACCACTACGAAGCCTAACCGCCTCGTAGAGCCTAGAAAAACTGGAAGAACGGCGCGGAGAAATCCGCGCCGTTTTTTTCTGCGCGTTTGCCTAGAATTGCTCAGCTTGTGGGCGAACGCACCCATCCCCATCCTCTAACCAGGGGGAGAAGGGCTCCTCCGCTTCCGGACCAAAAGGCCAAGAGCCGCTGGAAGCCATGCGAGGGGAATTCGCAATGCGTTTCAAAACCATCCTGATGGCCGCCACATCGCTGGCCGCCGTCGCCGGCGTGGCTCAGGCCCAAGACACGACGCCCGCCGACGACGCCAACGCCGTCGAGCAGGTCGTCGTCACCGGCACCCGCACCACCGGCCGCTCACGGCTGGACACCCTGGCGCCCGTCGACGTCGTGACCGCCAAGAACCTGCAGCAGCGCGGCGCCACCGACATCTCGACCGCCCTGGCGGCCACCGTGCCGTCGATCAACTTCCCGCGTCCGTCCAACACCGACGGCACCGACGCCATCCGGCCGATCGTGCTGCGCGGCATGGGTCCCGACCAGACCCTGGTGCTGGTCGACGGCGCCCGCCGGCACACCTCGGCCCTGATCAATGTCAACGGCTCGGTCGGACGCGGCTCGGCCGCCGT
The window above is part of the Caulobacter soli genome. Proteins encoded here:
- the rpsF gene encoding 30S ribosomal protein S6, producing the protein MAFYEHVVIARQDISPQQAEALNEQLKALLEENGGHIAKIEYWGLRNLTYRIKKNRKGHYSLLAIDAPAAAVKEMERQLLINEDVLRFMTIRVEELDLELSPVLARRDRERGERTERPRDDFAPAA
- the rpsR gene encoding 30S ribosomal protein S18, producing the protein MTDTTAPEAGAPAAAAGGARRPFFRRRKVCPFSGANAPKIDYKDVKLLQRYVSERGKIVPSRITAVSAKKQRELAKAIKRARFLALLPYVVK
- the rplI gene encoding 50S ribosomal protein L9, translating into MKVILLERVEGTGVLGDVVTVKDGFARNFLLPRHKALRANSANLKSFEVQRAEIEARNVKNREVAGKAGEGLDGKQYVMIRQAGESGQLYGSVAGRDVADAIKAEGGKVDRSMIVLDKPIKTLGVHEVKVKLHAEVTVTVTLNIARSQDEADRQARGENVIAAQFEEDRAADAEAAQDMAEGGAGSFEGDHYEA